caggggCTGGAAGAATCTGCACGACTGtgcctcccccacccctccccctccctgaGAGGCtgagcgggggggggggcttcgGTGCTCGGGTTAATAGCAAGGGCGAGAGACGTGAAATAAGCAATGACAAGCAAAACAGAAGAACAAAACACGTAGACGAAAGCACCAGCGCACTGCGTCAacgcggcacacgcaccggAGTACCCGTAACGAGAGGAgatcacacgcacacacacacacacacacacacacacagacagacgtgcgcaccagggcacgaaaaaaaaaggaaagctAGAGGTCGTATAGAAGCATGAGTGGGTGGGGTCGGTGCATGCCGCATACGCCCCGTCtttgtgcgtgtacgtgtactTCGTTGACAGCGTTGATAGGTTCGTTCTCTACGGCAAATGAGGGTAATAGAGAAGACGAAGGTACAGGAAGTGTGTTGGAATAAATTCGTTGATGTCGTCGCTGTAGCGCAGCGCTACGACAAAGAACGCAAGTGCATGCTCATATatgtgggagggggagggggaagcaCCGCATCTGAAGCTGAAAGGTCGAATAGAAGAGAAGCTAGCCAGGTGTGTGGGCTGCTGGGTCGGTGGGTAGACGTAGACTAGGGATAAGGCAACGAGGCAACAAGGGCCGAATGAAAAGAGTAATCAACGGACATGTAACGTGACGTGCTTgggaggtgtgtgcgcgtgtaggCCCACATACGCACCGGTCGTGCATGTGTACATGTGTGAAGGCATGAGGGCTGCAAGCAAATCCTTTATACTCGCTCTATCAAGAGCACGACTGCACCACCGTCGTCTCTGCCTTAACATTCGCTAGCAGCATGATGCACGTTAAGCAGAGGTATATGCGGAGGCAGATCAGCATAAGGGAGCGGGGAAGACGTGGTCAATGACAGCCCTGGAGAAGAAGGCAGAGATCACGGGCGCATCGCGACGTGAACCTGGgggcgcacagacacacacacacacacacacacacacgcacatgcgcacgccgCGTCCGTCCTCTGCTTTCTTCCTTTGTCATTGTCTACTCAACGTTGAGGTGCAACGTGTACCTCTCGTTATCTGGCTTAGGGCCCTCGAAAGGGCGCGCGTAGACCAGCTGTACCGCGTGCTGGCCCTTTCTCAGCGGTTTCACGAACACCGTGTAGGAGCCACCAGCCCCCACCATAGAACCCGAGACTGGTTTCGGCGTGTACTTGGAGGTGACCTCCAGGTGCTCATCGCTGAGCATCTCCTTGCCCACAAAGCCGACGCGCGTCCACGTGTAGCCAGTGGTAGGGTT
This Leishmania major strain Friedlin complete genome, chromosome 24 DNA region includes the following protein-coding sequences:
- a CDS encoding inhibitor of cysteine peptidase, producing the protein MQPKMTAPLTMKDNNKCLSVRVGSTLEIHLEGNPTTGYTWTRVGFVGKEMLSDEHLEVTSKYTPKPVSGSMVGAGGSYTVFVKPLRKGQHAVQLVYARPFEGPKPDNERYTLHLNVE